One region of Chryseobacterium muglaense genomic DNA includes:
- a CDS encoding type II toxin-antitoxin system death-on-curing family toxin has protein sequence MTKTIFPENQSSIHTLTSNCLINLHELLSNNVHLLEDMDPVEPRGVKSFGLLESAINRQLTGFGNLYKYDTVFLNAATLTFGVIKNHSFHNGNKRAGLLALIKHLYVNNYVLSPSLESIEIYEFLVSIADSKIENFSNKYKKKYTFIRNKEEKKNHHWETDTLIRFIAFWIKKNSEPKAKTIKGNVKISFLKRVLNNKNILLDQSGSNIEVYIEKENKFLGIFKFGTKKAFFKNYSLGNNRTEISKQTLAQLRKDFNLTKTNGIDDTFFYDDDAFLDMEIKTYKKLIYQLSKT, from the coding sequence ATGACGAAAACTATATTCCCTGAAAATCAAAGTTCGATTCACACTTTAACATCAAATTGCTTAATAAATTTACACGAGTTACTTTCTAATAATGTTCATCTTCTAGAAGATATGGATCCCGTTGAACCAAGAGGAGTAAAAAGCTTTGGGCTTTTAGAAAGTGCAATAAATAGACAATTAACCGGATTCGGAAACCTATATAAATACGATACTGTTTTTTTAAATGCTGCTACATTAACATTTGGAGTGATAAAGAATCATTCCTTTCACAACGGAAATAAAAGAGCAGGTCTACTAGCCTTGATTAAACATTTATATGTTAATAATTACGTCTTAAGCCCATCATTAGAATCAATAGAAATCTACGAGTTTTTAGTGTCAATAGCTGATTCCAAGATTGAAAATTTTTCGAATAAATACAAAAAAAAATACACCTTCATTAGAAATAAAGAAGAAAAGAAAAACCATCATTGGGAAACAGATACACTTATAAGATTTATTGCATTTTGGATCAAAAAAAATTCAGAACCTAAAGCAAAAACGATTAAAGGAAATGTTAAAATTTCATTTTTGAAAAGAGTATTGAATAATAAAAATATACTTTTGGATCAAAGTGGATCTAATATAGAAGTATACATTGAAAAAGAGAACAAGTTTTTGGGAATTTTTAAATTTGGAACTAAAAAAGCATTTTTCAAAAACTATTCACTAGGAAACAATAGAACAGAAATTTCCAAACAAACTCTTGCACAACTAAGAAAGGATTTCAATTTAACAAAAACAAATGGTATTGATGATACTTTTTTTTATGATGATGATGCATTTCTTGATATGGAAATAAAAACTTACAAAAAACTGATTTATCAATTATCAAAAACTTAA
- a CDS encoding urocanate hydratase — MTFKEQIQQGIPNQLPQPKPYETNINHAPKRKEILTDEEKKLALKNALRYFEPKFHPELIQEFKKELDEFGRIYMYRFRPDYEMKARDIAEYPGKSEQAKSIMLMIQNNLDYAVAQHPHELITYGGNGAVFSNWAQYLLTMKYLSEMTDEQTLTMYSGHPMGLFPSHKDAPRVVVTNGMMIPNYSKPDDWEKFNALGVTQYGQMTAGSYMYIGPQGIVHGTTITVLNAFRKINKDPKGGLFVTSGLGGMSGAQPKAGNIAGCITVIAEVNPKITKIRHDQKWVNEIHENLDELVARVRKAQENQETVSLAYLGNIVDIWEKFDEENLRIDIGSDQTSLHNPWAGGYYPVGQTFEESNTMMAENPELFKEKVQETLRRHAAAINKHTAKGTYFFDYGNAFLLEASRAGADVMSENPTLGREFKWPSYVQDIMGPMCFDYGFGPFRWVCTSGKPEDLQKTDEIACQVLEEMIKNSPEEIQQQMKDNIQWIKGAQENKLVVGSQARILYADAEGRMKIAEAFNKAIANGEIGAVVLGRDHHDVSGTDSPYRETSNIYDGSRFTADMAIHNVIGDSFRGATWVSIHNGGGVGWGEVINGGFGMLLDGSDDADRRLKSMLFWDVNNGISRRSWARNEGAVFAIKRAMEAEPNLKVTLPNFVDESLF; from the coding sequence ATGACTTTCAAAGAACAGATACAACAGGGTATTCCTAATCAATTACCTCAGCCAAAACCATACGAAACCAATATCAATCACGCTCCGAAACGTAAAGAAATCTTAACGGATGAAGAGAAAAAATTGGCGCTTAAAAATGCTTTACGTTATTTCGAGCCAAAGTTTCATCCTGAATTAATTCAGGAGTTTAAAAAAGAACTCGATGAGTTCGGAAGAATTTATATGTACCGTTTTCGTCCTGATTATGAGATGAAAGCAAGAGATATTGCAGAATATCCCGGAAAATCTGAGCAGGCAAAATCGATTATGCTGATGATTCAGAACAATCTGGATTATGCTGTTGCTCAACATCCTCACGAATTGATTACGTACGGTGGAAATGGCGCAGTGTTCTCAAATTGGGCGCAGTATTTATTGACGATGAAATATCTGTCTGAAATGACGGACGAACAAACATTAACCATGTATTCCGGGCATCCGATGGGATTGTTTCCTTCGCACAAAGATGCTCCGCGAGTTGTGGTGACCAACGGAATGATGATTCCTAATTATTCTAAACCCGATGATTGGGAGAAATTCAATGCTCTGGGTGTGACGCAGTACGGACAAATGACCGCCGGATCTTATATGTACATTGGTCCGCAGGGAATTGTTCACGGAACGACGATTACCGTTTTGAATGCTTTCAGAAAAATAAATAAAGACCCGAAAGGCGGATTATTCGTGACTTCAGGTTTGGGCGGAATGTCCGGAGCTCAGCCAAAAGCAGGAAATATTGCAGGTTGTATCACGGTGATTGCAGAAGTGAATCCGAAGATTACCAAAATCCGTCACGACCAAAAATGGGTGAATGAAATCCACGAAAATCTGGATGAATTGGTAGCAAGAGTTCGAAAAGCTCAGGAAAATCAGGAAACAGTTTCTCTGGCTTACCTTGGAAACATCGTTGATATTTGGGAGAAATTTGATGAAGAAAATTTAAGAATCGATATCGGTTCAGACCAGACTTCGCTTCACAATCCTTGGGCGGGCGGTTATTATCCGGTCGGACAAACCTTTGAGGAATCCAATACCATGATGGCAGAAAACCCTGAATTATTCAAAGAAAAAGTTCAGGAAACCTTGAGAAGACACGCTGCAGCCATTAACAAACACACCGCAAAAGGAACCTATTTCTTCGATTACGGAAATGCTTTTTTACTGGAAGCATCAAGAGCCGGAGCCGATGTAATGTCTGAAAATCCTACGTTGGGAAGAGAGTTTAAATGGCCTTCTTATGTTCAGGATATTATGGGACCGATGTGTTTTGATTACGGTTTCGGGCCGTTCCGTTGGGTTTGTACCAGCGGAAAACCGGAAGATTTACAGAAAACAGACGAAATTGCCTGTCAGGTTTTAGAGGAAATGATTAAAAATTCTCCCGAAGAAATCCAACAGCAGATGAAGGATAATATCCAGTGGATTAAAGGTGCTCAGGAAAATAAACTGGTTGTTGGTTCACAGGCGAGAATTTTATACGCCGATGCGGAAGGAAGAATGAAAATTGCAGAAGCCTTCAACAAAGCCATTGCCAACGGCGAGATTGGAGCGGTGGTCTTGGGTAGAGACCATCACGATGTTTCGGGGACGGATTCGCCGTACAGAGAGACTTCCAATATTTATGACGGCTCGAGATTTACGGCAGATATGGCGATTCACAATGTGATTGGCGACAGTTTCCGTGGGGCGACCTGGGTTTCTATTCACAACGGTGGTGGCGTTGGCTGGGGCGAAGTGATTAACGGTGGTTTCGGGATGCTGCTCGATGGAAGCGATGATGCCGACAGAAGATTAAAATCTATGCTGTTCTGGGACGTCAACAACGGCATTTCCCGCCGAAGCTGGGCAAGAAATGAAGGTGCTGTTTTCGCCATCAAAAGAGCAATGGAAGCAGAACCGAATTTGAAGGTGACGTTGCCGAATTTTGTGGATGAAAGTTTGTTTTAA
- a CDS encoding DUF6261 family protein — protein MKIALTKLSTKNLATLAQRIISNIQSGKYPVISNHPLIATLQTSYTEYDLVYTKQIYSGKGKDIATADHQRDVAYTNLKAFLNGYRKLSSAPNYQSAEDLYSVFKTFGLDSDRLSYSSQTAQMKKLIEALETPENLQKISVLSLDVAFMEMKTKHEAFETLFADQAEANADLRNMTSASAIRKDLEKNLKTYLNLLTAMKDVPDWKLLYSDTNERVKAAKNSEVKKKEEKPV, from the coding sequence ATGAAAATTGCACTCACTAAGTTGAGCACTAAAAACCTTGCGACTTTGGCTCAGAGAATTATTTCAAACATCCAGTCAGGAAAATATCCTGTGATTTCCAACCATCCGCTTATTGCAACTTTGCAGACTTCCTACACCGAATACGATTTGGTGTACACCAAACAAATCTACAGCGGAAAAGGAAAAGACATTGCCACGGCAGACCACCAAAGGGACGTCGCTTATACCAATCTGAAAGCCTTTCTTAACGGTTACCGAAAGCTTTCTTCCGCACCCAATTATCAGTCGGCGGAGGATTTGTACAGCGTATTCAAGACTTTTGGTTTAGATTCGGATCGCTTAAGCTACTCTTCGCAAACTGCACAAATGAAAAAGCTGATCGAAGCTTTGGAAACTCCGGAAAACTTACAAAAAATATCCGTTCTTTCTTTGGATGTCGCTTTTATGGAAATGAAAACAAAGCATGAAGCTTTTGAAACTTTATTTGCAGATCAGGCAGAAGCCAATGCAGACCTCCGCAATATGACGAGTGCATCAGCTATTCGCAAAGATCTTGAGAAAAACCTGAAAACCTACCTCAATCTTCTGACCGCGATGAAAGACGTTCCCGATTGGAAATTGCTCTACAGTGATACCAATGAGCGGGTAAAAGCCGCCAAAAATTCGGAGGTGAAAAAGAAGGAAGAAAAACCAGTGTAA
- a CDS encoding GIY-YIG nuclease family protein: protein MIEFTEGIYTFYVYILTNKNKTVLYTGVTNNLHKRLHQHKAKTNPNSFTAKYNAEFLIYYEKFGWIQQAIEREKEIKNFTRIKKLELIRIQNPNMDFLNDLFQQKF, encoded by the coding sequence ATGATTGAGTTTACTGAAGGAATATACACTTTCTACGTTTATATTCTCACCAATAAAAACAAAACAGTTTTGTACACAGGCGTAACAAACAATCTGCATAAAAGATTACACCAACATAAGGCGAAGACAAACCCTAACTCATTTACCGCAAAATATAATGCAGAGTTCTTGATTTACTATGAAAAATTTGGATGGATTCAGCAAGCTATTGAGCGGGAAAAAGAAATTAAAAATTTTACCCGAATTAAAAAATTAGAATTGATAAGAATTCAGAATCCAAATATGGATTTTTTGAATGATTTATTTCAACAGAAATTTTAA